The proteins below come from a single Paraburkholderia flagellata genomic window:
- a CDS encoding 4-oxalocrotonate tautomerase, translated as MPTFHIEMFEGRSVEQKRQLAAALTETTCKVLGVEPQSVDIIFHDVKPENWATAGKLWSDPR; from the coding sequence ATGCCGACATTCCACATCGAAATGTTCGAAGGCCGCAGCGTCGAACAAAAGCGCCAGCTCGCCGCGGCACTGACCGAAACCACCTGCAAGGTGCTCGGTGTCGAGCCACAATCCGTCGACATCATCTTTCACGACGTCAAGCCGGAAAACTGGGCGACGGCCGGCAAGCTGTGGAGCGATCCGCGCTGA
- a CDS encoding class II aldolase/adducin family protein, which yields MSFAHRPTSTCAETAPRSAAEQQLRVDLAAAYRLIAVNGWDDLIYTHVSAAVPEEPGRFLINPFGLAFDEVRASNLVKIDTEGRIVGASEHPVNATGFALHAAVHLARPDAVCVMHLHNTAGIAVSIQRDGLLPASQHALRFYGQLAWHDYEGLAFTPAEGTRLTASLGAHPAMLLRNHGTLTTGRTVAEAYVLMATLIKACEIQLQAQAGGVPLVLPPPEVAERTAEQLRDGGAIEGVLEWPALLRKLDRIDSSYRD from the coding sequence ATGTCTTTCGCCCATCGCCCGACGAGCACCTGCGCCGAGACCGCGCCGCGCTCCGCCGCCGAGCAGCAACTGCGCGTCGATCTCGCCGCCGCTTACCGCCTCATCGCAGTCAATGGCTGGGACGACCTCATCTACACGCACGTTTCCGCCGCCGTGCCCGAGGAACCTGGCCGCTTCCTCATCAATCCGTTCGGCCTCGCCTTCGACGAAGTGCGCGCCTCGAACCTCGTGAAGATCGACACCGAAGGCCGCATCGTCGGCGCCAGCGAGCACCCGGTGAACGCCACCGGTTTCGCGTTGCACGCGGCCGTGCATCTCGCGCGGCCCGACGCGGTGTGCGTGATGCATCTGCACAATACGGCGGGCATTGCAGTGTCGATCCAGCGCGACGGCCTTTTGCCGGCCTCCCAGCACGCGCTGCGCTTTTACGGCCAGCTTGCGTGGCACGACTACGAAGGCCTCGCCTTCACGCCTGCCGAAGGCACGCGCCTCACCGCGAGCCTCGGCGCGCACCCGGCCATGCTGCTGCGCAATCACGGCACGCTCACCACTGGCCGCACGGTGGCCGAAGCCTACGTGCTGATGGCGACGCTCATCAAGGCCTGCGAAATCCAGTTGCAGGCACAGGCCGGCGGCGTGCCGCTCGTCTTGCCGCCGCCCGAGGTGGCCGAACGCACGGCCGAGCAGTTGCGCGACGGCGGCGCGATCGAAGGCGTACTCGAATGGCCGGCGCTGCTGCGCAAGCTCGATCGCATCGATTCGTCATACCGCGACTAA
- a CDS encoding mechanosensitive ion channel family protein yields the protein MQPLLEHLHPANWGFLWDALSALALRLCAAFAILWFGWWLSRRVGNWIKRRGSGIDPTLRPIVRDTAVWGVRLVAVIGALSQIGIQTASIVAVLGAAGLAIGLALQGTLQNIAAGIMLLLLRPFKVGDYIDGGVGATVAGTVEEVNLFTTRLTKPDGICEYVPNSALWSNSIRNYSRNPTRRLDLEVEVSVRDDVNRAIDVLRTLAAADARVLASPAPQVMVSRFDDSIAVLNVRVWANIDTFWDMRWELSRKVRQSLNDAHCSLPLRTRELHIVQTQPAEPDHPPPPTQSTQQAQQ from the coding sequence ATGCAACCCCTCCTCGAACACCTGCACCCGGCCAACTGGGGCTTCCTGTGGGACGCGCTCTCCGCGCTCGCGCTGCGCTTGTGCGCAGCTTTCGCGATCCTCTGGTTCGGCTGGTGGCTCTCCCGGCGCGTAGGCAACTGGATCAAGCGGCGCGGCAGCGGCATCGACCCCACGCTGCGCCCCATCGTGCGCGACACGGCCGTGTGGGGCGTGCGTCTCGTCGCGGTGATCGGCGCGCTCTCTCAAATCGGCATCCAGACTGCCAGCATCGTCGCGGTGCTCGGCGCGGCGGGTCTCGCCATCGGTCTCGCGTTGCAGGGCACGCTGCAGAACATCGCGGCCGGCATCATGCTGTTGCTGCTGCGGCCGTTCAAGGTGGGCGACTATATCGACGGCGGCGTCGGCGCAACCGTCGCGGGTACCGTCGAGGAAGTGAACCTCTTCACCACGCGTCTCACGAAGCCCGACGGCATCTGCGAATATGTGCCGAACAGCGCGCTGTGGAGCAATTCGATCCGCAACTACAGCCGCAATCCCACCCGCCGGCTCGACCTCGAAGTGGAAGTGTCGGTGCGCGACGACGTGAACCGCGCGATCGACGTATTGCGTACGCTCGCCGCGGCCGACGCGCGCGTGCTGGCCTCGCCCGCGCCACAAGTGATGGTGTCGCGTTTCGACGACAGCATCGCCGTGCTCAACGTGCGCGTGTGGGCGAACATCGACACGTTCTGGGACATGCGCTGGGAGCTTTCGCGCAAGGTGCGCCAGTCGCTCAATGACGCGCATTGCTCGCTGCCCCTGCGCACTCGCGAGTTGCACATCGTGCAGACGCAGCCGGCAGAACCGGATCATCCGCCACCACCGACACAATCGACACAGCAAGCACAGCAATGA
- a CDS encoding urea transporter — protein sequence MSARLSAACGTAADTAAGPALPALLRSFGQIVLQAHAGTGACVLAALALTNWRLALAALLGAAAANVCALVAGHAQTAIRDGLAGYNGALAALAAFTFVGDSGTAAALALIAGGASAWIAGPLDRWLARARLGLYSAPCLIATWIWMPLHPGSEPVATTIAVAPLAAHGSPLATAAHAAAGVLSGLAQTTFASGAAAGVCVLAGLAWSSRRAAAYALGGAALASALELACGASPDAFGAGLAGFNGALAALAVCTLGTRAAFCATMLAAALHLAAVRCGLPALTAPFVLASWSVHVSARRLRALSASSTPSEEPSVR from the coding sequence ATGTCCGCCCGATTATCCGCCGCTTGCGGCACCGCTGCCGATACCGCCGCGGGTCCCGCACTGCCCGCGCTGTTGCGCAGCTTCGGCCAGATCGTGCTGCAGGCGCACGCGGGAACGGGCGCGTGCGTGCTCGCGGCGCTCGCGCTCACCAACTGGCGGCTGGCTCTCGCCGCGTTGCTCGGCGCAGCCGCGGCCAACGTCTGCGCGCTCGTGGCGGGCCACGCGCAAACCGCGATCCGCGACGGCCTCGCGGGCTACAACGGCGCGCTCGCCGCGCTCGCGGCGTTCACCTTCGTTGGTGACTCGGGCACGGCGGCCGCGCTTGCGCTCATTGCGGGCGGCGCGAGCGCGTGGATCGCCGGGCCGTTGGACCGCTGGCTCGCTCGCGCGCGACTCGGCCTGTATTCCGCGCCCTGCCTCATCGCGACCTGGATCTGGATGCCGCTGCATCCGGGTAGCGAACCCGTAGCGACCACGATCGCCGTTGCACCGCTCGCCGCGCACGGATCGCCGCTCGCGACCGCAGCACACGCCGCGGCTGGCGTGTTGAGCGGCCTCGCGCAAACCACGTTCGCGTCGGGCGCGGCGGCGGGCGTGTGCGTGCTCGCCGGCCTCGCCTGGTCGTCGCGGCGCGCGGCCGCTTATGCGCTCGGCGGCGCGGCGCTTGCCAGCGCGCTCGAACTCGCCTGCGGCGCAAGCCCGGACGCCTTCGGCGCGGGCCTCGCGGGATTCAACGGCGCGCTTGCCGCGCTCGCGGTCTGCACGCTCGGCACGCGTGCCGCGTTCTGTGCGACCATGCTCGCCGCGGCCCTGCATCTAGCCGCCGTGCGCTGCGGACTGCCCGCACTGACCGCGCCGTTCGTGCTGGCAAGCTGGAGCGTGCACGTGTCGGCGCGACGCCTGCGCGCGCTATCCGCATCATCCACGCCGTCTGAAGAGCCCTCCGTCCGCTGA
- a CDS encoding putative glycolipid-binding domain-containing protein, translating into MREVRWASETGEGIEHLAFDAHCGPKFGEKGDTIRAESVIVGERYGKSYGLCYAIECDAQWRVRWAAFRVMGGRSLVLHSDGKGHWTDGEGHALQALDGCIDIDIAATPFTNTLPIRRLGLARGERQPIRVAYIAAPELEPKPVEQAYVCIERDREYRYEGIFRDFTANLRVDEDGLVIDYPTLFRRLPLPER; encoded by the coding sequence ATGCGGGAAGTGCGTTGGGCATCCGAGACGGGCGAGGGCATCGAGCATCTGGCGTTCGATGCGCATTGCGGCCCGAAATTTGGGGAAAAAGGCGACACGATCCGCGCGGAAAGTGTGATCGTTGGCGAGCGCTACGGCAAATCGTATGGCCTGTGCTATGCCATCGAGTGCGACGCGCAGTGGCGCGTGCGTTGGGCGGCGTTTCGCGTGATGGGCGGGCGCTCGCTCGTGCTCCACAGCGACGGCAAGGGTCACTGGACCGACGGGGAAGGGCACGCACTGCAGGCGCTTGACGGCTGCATCGACATCGACATCGCCGCGACACCGTTCACGAACACACTGCCAATCCGGCGTCTAGGCCTTGCGCGCGGTGAGCGTCAGCCGATCCGCGTGGCGTACATCGCCGCGCCTGAGCTGGAACCCAAGCCTGTCGAGCAGGCGTACGTGTGCATCGAACGCGACCGCGAGTATCGCTACGAGGGCATCTTCCGCGATTTCACTGCGAATCTGCGCGTGGACGAAGATGGGCTCGTGATCGACTACCCCACGTTATTCCGGCGCCTGCCGCTGCCGGAGCGGTAA
- the kch gene encoding voltage-gated potassium channel protein, translating to MNAYARRLRRYARGLVPHGYLALLLVLDGLLLVRPVAQKALEHARGNWFDDWIALINAFGVLALPQALVATGLTMMSFGIALRARVAWMLSLVLLAGAVGICLWGDYRSHALAAFSLVLACALIYYWRRFDRASVAAGSLFAFLSIGSLVVYAVFGSLYLGDNFAPPIRNLVTAFYFSIVSMSTVGYGDIVPHTDTARLFTASIIVLGITVFATSISAVIGPVIGGHLKRIVKGGISNVTRKNHYLIVGASPLAHSVYAGLIKRGYTTTVIVAPNTPHNYPAEADLIVGDASDTATLHNAGAETALAALALRSDDAENAFVILAIKEIAPKVRTVALVNDSRNLQRLRLLQPDMVFSPQLLAGELLARTLNNETIDNTLIEQLLFGKSAGGAA from the coding sequence ATGAACGCCTACGCGCGCCGCCTGCGCCGCTACGCCAGAGGGCTCGTGCCGCACGGTTACCTGGCCTTGCTGCTGGTGCTCGACGGCCTGCTGCTGGTGCGCCCGGTCGCGCAGAAAGCGCTCGAACACGCGCGCGGCAACTGGTTCGACGACTGGATCGCGCTCATCAACGCGTTCGGCGTGCTCGCGCTTCCCCAGGCGCTGGTCGCCACCGGCCTCACGATGATGTCGTTCGGCATCGCGCTGCGCGCGCGCGTGGCGTGGATGCTCTCACTGGTCCTGCTCGCCGGCGCGGTCGGCATCTGCCTGTGGGGCGACTATCGCAGCCACGCGCTTGCAGCCTTCTCGCTCGTACTCGCCTGCGCGCTCATCTACTACTGGCGCCGCTTCGACCGCGCGAGCGTCGCCGCGGGCTCCTTGTTCGCATTCCTGAGCATTGGCTCGTTGGTCGTCTACGCGGTGTTCGGCTCGCTGTATCTCGGCGACAACTTTGCGCCGCCCATTCGCAACCTCGTCACGGCGTTCTACTTCTCGATCGTGTCGATGTCCACGGTCGGCTACGGCGATATCGTCCCGCATACGGACACCGCGCGGCTTTTCACGGCTTCGATCATCGTGCTCGGGATCACCGTGTTCGCGACTTCGATCAGCGCCGTGATCGGGCCCGTGATTGGCGGGCATTTGAAACGCATCGTCAAGGGAGGCATTTCCAACGTGACCCGCAAGAACCACTATCTGATCGTCGGCGCCTCGCCGCTCGCGCATAGCGTGTATGCGGGACTCATCAAGCGCGGCTACACGACGACCGTGATCGTCGCGCCCAATACGCCGCACAACTATCCAGCCGAGGCCGACCTCATCGTCGGCGATGCGAGCGATACCGCCACGCTGCACAATGCGGGCGCCGAAACCGCACTCGCCGCGCTCGCGCTGCGCTCCGACGACGCCGAGAACGCCTTCGTGATTCTCGCGATCAAGGAGATCGCGCCGAAGGTGCGTACTGTGGCGCTCGTGAACGACAGCCGCAACTTGCAGCGGTTGCGCCTCTTGCAGCCCGACATGGTGTTTTCGCCGCAACTGCTCGCAGGCGAACTGCTCGCGCGCACGCTCAACAACGAGACCATCGACAACACGCTGATCGAACAATTGCTGTTCGGCAAGAGCGCGGGCGGCGCGGCGTAG
- a CDS encoding DMT family transporter, which yields MRKKLDSTTDGWLCGLAGVLIFSGSLPATRLAVLGLDPVFLTGARATIAGALGVLLLLSLRAARPARAEIWPLVIVALGVVVGFPLLTALALQHVSSAHAIVFVGLLPLATAVFGVLRAGERPQPAFWIFSAAGSAAVVAFALRHGIDASPLGDALMLGAIVVCGLGYAEGARLSRRLGGWQVICWALVISLPVMAPLAWWLRPASFAAVSAASWWGFAYVSLFSMLIGFVFWYRGLALGGIAGVGQLQLLQPFFGFVLAALLLHETVPPAMIAVTAVVIACVAGARRFGRATRAPSVANRTGTQRV from the coding sequence ATGCGCAAAAAGCTCGATTCCACTACCGACGGCTGGCTCTGCGGCCTCGCAGGCGTCCTCATCTTCAGCGGCTCGCTGCCCGCCACGCGTCTCGCCGTGCTCGGCCTCGACCCCGTCTTCCTCACTGGCGCGCGCGCGACCATCGCGGGCGCGCTTGGCGTGCTGCTGCTTCTGTCGTTGCGCGCGGCGCGGCCCGCACGCGCCGAAATCTGGCCGCTCGTCATCGTCGCGCTCGGCGTGGTGGTGGGCTTTCCGCTCCTCACCGCGCTCGCGCTCCAGCACGTAAGCTCGGCGCACGCCATTGTGTTCGTCGGCTTGCTGCCGCTCGCGACCGCCGTGTTCGGCGTGCTGCGCGCGGGCGAGCGTCCGCAGCCCGCCTTCTGGATCTTCTCCGCGGCGGGCAGCGCCGCCGTCGTGGCGTTTGCGCTGCGCCACGGCATCGACGCCTCGCCGCTCGGCGACGCGCTCATGCTCGGCGCGATCGTCGTGTGCGGGCTCGGCTACGCGGAAGGCGCGCGGCTCTCGCGGCGTCTGGGCGGCTGGCAGGTGATCTGCTGGGCGCTCGTGATCTCGCTGCCCGTGATGGCGCCGCTCGCGTGGTGGCTGCGCCCCGCGTCGTTCGCCGCCGTGAGCGCGGCCTCGTGGTGGGGGTTCGCCTATGTGTCGCTCTTCAGCATGCTGATCGGCTTCGTGTTCTGGTATCGCGGGCTCGCGCTCGGCGGCATTGCGGGCGTGGGGCAATTGCAGTTGCTTCAGCCGTTCTTCGGCTTCGTGCTCGCGGCGCTGCTGCTGCACGAAACCGTGCCGCCGGCGATGATCGCCGTCACCGCCGTGGTGATCGCGTGCGTGGCCGGGGCGCGGCGCTTCGGACGCGCGACGCGCGCACCCTCTGTCGCGAATCGCACGGGCACGCAGCGCGTCTAG
- a CDS encoding GNAT family N-acetyltransferase has product MNPHSDAHVRDATAGDFPTIAAIYAHHVLHGTASFEETPPSLDELLRRHAAVREHGLPWLVAEIDGHVAGYCYATPYRPRPAYRFTVEDSIYIDEAFRGRGLGHTLLNALIERCEAGPWRQMIAVVADPRGGSLKLHERLGFELTGTLRGVGFKHGEWRDTALMQRTLGPGADTPPKG; this is encoded by the coding sequence ATGAACCCACACTCCGACGCGCACGTGCGCGACGCCACCGCCGGCGACTTTCCCACCATCGCCGCGATCTACGCGCACCACGTGCTGCACGGCACGGCGTCGTTCGAGGAGACGCCGCCTTCGCTCGACGAACTCCTGCGCCGCCACGCCGCCGTGCGCGAACACGGCCTGCCTTGGCTCGTCGCCGAAATCGACGGCCACGTGGCGGGCTACTGCTACGCCACGCCCTACCGGCCGCGTCCGGCGTACCGCTTCACGGTCGAAGACTCGATCTATATCGACGAAGCGTTCCGCGGCCGCGGACTCGGCCACACGCTGCTTAACGCGCTGATCGAACGCTGCGAGGCGGGCCCGTGGCGGCAGATGATCGCCGTGGTCGCCGACCCGCGCGGCGGCTCGCTCAAACTGCACGAGCGCCTTGGGTTCGAACTGACCGGCACGCTGCGCGGCGTAGGTTTCAAGCACGGCGAGTGGCGCGACACGGCGCTCATGCAGCGCACGCTCGGGCCGGGCGCGGACACGCCGCCCAAGGGCTGA
- a CDS encoding methyltransferase family protein — protein MTELKMTKALMAKLFVQVVVWFGLMGVLLFVSAGTLAWTAAWLWLIEWALCGVWIGRWLGREDPGLLVERLAPFAQRTQQPWDRVFMLCVSVGFCAWLCLMGIDAVRMGWSRVPLWLSVLGAVFIFVDIYATRAVFAANRFAAPVVKIQSERGHTVSDTGPYAYVRHPMYGFALLFLAGTPLMLGSWWGLACVPFMIVGIGYRAVREEQTLAEHLPGYREYLARVRYRFVPGIW, from the coding sequence ATGACTGAGCTGAAAATGACGAAAGCGCTAATGGCGAAGCTGTTCGTGCAAGTCGTGGTCTGGTTCGGATTGATGGGCGTGCTGCTGTTCGTTTCGGCGGGCACGCTGGCCTGGACGGCGGCGTGGCTCTGGCTCATCGAGTGGGCACTATGCGGCGTGTGGATCGGCCGGTGGCTCGGGCGCGAGGATCCGGGCCTCCTTGTCGAGCGGCTCGCGCCTTTCGCGCAACGCACGCAACAGCCGTGGGACCGCGTGTTCATGCTGTGCGTGTCGGTGGGATTTTGCGCGTGGCTGTGCCTGATGGGCATCGACGCCGTGCGCATGGGCTGGTCGCGTGTGCCGTTGTGGCTCAGCGTGCTCGGCGCCGTTTTCATCTTTGTCGATATCTACGCGACGCGCGCGGTCTTCGCGGCGAACCGCTTTGCGGCGCCCGTCGTGAAGATTCAGAGCGAACGCGGGCATACGGTCAGTGACACTGGCCCGTATGCTTACGTGCGTCACCCGATGTATGGTTTCGCGCTGCTCTTTCTCGCCGGCACGCCGCTCATGCTCGGTTCGTGGTGGGGGCTGGCGTGCGTGCCCTTCATGATCGTTGGGATCGGCTATCGTGCGGTACGTGAAGAGCAAACGCTCGCGGAGCATTTGCCCGGCTACCGCGAGTATCTGGCGCGCGTGCGTTATCGCTTCGTGCCGGGCATATGGTAA
- the cydB gene encoding cytochrome d ubiquinol oxidase subunit II, whose protein sequence is MDVTVIWAAIIALGVLLYVVLDGFDLGIGIVFPLFPDEEERDLMMNTVAPVWDGNETWLVLGGAGLFAVFPIVYSTVLSALYLPLVFMLACLIFRGVSFEIRAKANRTKHLWDLAFIGGSTGAAFFQGVALGAFLQGIPMDGGQFAGDAFGWLTPFSLLSGFGLVATYALLGCCWLVAKTEGDLQRRLRKLVWPLTVMLLGFIALVSLWTPLQDPAIAERWFRSGLFWRLAPVPLLVLACAAWMRWAVHARHHKTPFIAAIGLVLLGYAGLLVSLWPYAIPQGLTLWEAAAPRESQMFTLAGAAFILPIILAYTMLGYWVFRGKVRHGDTHHYH, encoded by the coding sequence ATGGATGTCACCGTCATCTGGGCAGCGATCATCGCGCTCGGCGTTCTTCTCTACGTGGTGCTGGACGGATTCGATCTCGGCATCGGCATCGTGTTTCCGCTCTTTCCCGACGAGGAAGAGCGCGATCTCATGATGAACACCGTCGCCCCCGTGTGGGACGGCAACGAGACCTGGCTCGTGCTCGGCGGCGCGGGGCTTTTCGCCGTGTTCCCCATCGTGTACTCGACTGTGCTTTCCGCGCTCTATCTGCCGCTCGTGTTCATGCTCGCGTGCCTGATCTTCCGCGGCGTGTCGTTCGAGATTCGCGCCAAGGCCAATCGCACGAAGCATCTGTGGGATCTCGCGTTCATCGGCGGCTCGACGGGTGCCGCGTTCTTCCAGGGCGTCGCACTCGGCGCTTTCCTGCAAGGCATTCCTATGGACGGCGGACAGTTCGCCGGCGACGCCTTCGGCTGGCTCACGCCATTCAGCCTGCTCTCGGGCTTCGGGCTCGTCGCGACCTACGCGTTGCTCGGCTGTTGCTGGCTCGTCGCGAAGACCGAGGGCGACCTGCAGCGACGCCTGCGCAAGCTCGTCTGGCCGCTCACGGTCATGCTGCTCGGCTTCATCGCGCTCGTGAGCCTGTGGACGCCGCTGCAGGATCCGGCGATTGCCGAGCGCTGGTTCCGTTCGGGCCTCTTCTGGCGTCTCGCGCCGGTGCCGCTGCTCGTGCTCGCCTGCGCCGCGTGGATGCGCTGGGCAGTGCATGCGCGCCATCACAAGACGCCCTTCATCGCGGCCATCGGACTCGTGCTGCTCGGCTACGCAGGCCTGCTCGTGAGCCTGTGGCCCTACGCGATTCCGCAGGGCCTCACGCTCTGGGAAGCGGCCGCGCCGCGCGAGAGCCAGATGTTCACGCTCGCGGGCGCAGCGTTCATTCTGCCGATCATTCTCGCCTACACGATGCTCGGTTACTGGGTCTTTAGAGGCAAGGTGCGTCATGGCGACACCCATCACTACCACTAA
- a CDS encoding cytochrome ubiquinol oxidase subunit I — protein sequence MHTSLSAFDLARLQFAFTVSFHIVFPALSIGLASFIAVLEACWLKTRQPFYKDLCLFWSKVFAVAFGMGVVSGVVMSYEFGTNWSGFSSFAGPITGPLLMYEVMTAFFLEAGFLGIMLFGWNRVSPRAHFGATLMVAIGTLISTFWILASNSWMQTPQGFKIVDGHVVPVDWFKIIFNPSFPYRLAHMAIAAFIVAALVVAASGAWHLLKGRRDPAIKKMFSMALGLLLVLAPVQAFVGDAHGLNTREYQPAKIAAIEGIWDTEQGGTALNLFGIPDMQAETTRYAVSIPHLGSLILTHSWDGEIKGLKSFPADERPNSPLLFWSFRVMVGLGLLMILLGVMGWVLRRRGTLYESRGFQRFVLAMGPTGFITLLAGWVTTEAGRQPWVVYGVMRTAQAVSPLTAQQVGVSLMAFVAVYFLVFGTGIYYLLKLLRKGPALPDSRPHSPREPREPRMAHPALTVSQTARRPMSAADQLIDA from the coding sequence ATGCACACGTCACTATCCGCCTTCGACCTGGCCCGACTGCAGTTCGCCTTCACCGTCTCGTTTCACATCGTCTTTCCGGCGCTCTCCATCGGCCTGGCCAGTTTCATCGCCGTGCTCGAAGCCTGCTGGCTCAAAACACGTCAGCCGTTCTACAAGGACCTCTGCCTCTTCTGGTCGAAAGTCTTCGCCGTGGCCTTCGGCATGGGCGTCGTGTCCGGCGTCGTCATGAGCTATGAGTTCGGCACCAACTGGTCGGGCTTTTCGTCGTTCGCGGGCCCCATCACCGGGCCGCTGCTCATGTACGAAGTCATGACCGCGTTCTTTCTCGAAGCGGGCTTTCTCGGCATCATGCTGTTCGGCTGGAACCGCGTGAGCCCGCGCGCCCACTTCGGCGCGACGCTGATGGTCGCCATCGGCACGCTCATCTCGACGTTCTGGATCCTCGCCTCGAATAGCTGGATGCAGACGCCGCAAGGCTTCAAGATCGTCGACGGCCACGTCGTGCCGGTCGACTGGTTCAAGATTATTTTCAACCCATCGTTCCCGTACCGGCTCGCGCACATGGCGATCGCCGCGTTCATCGTGGCTGCGCTCGTGGTGGCCGCGAGCGGCGCCTGGCATTTGCTCAAGGGGCGGCGCGACCCCGCCATCAAGAAGATGTTTTCGATGGCGCTCGGCCTCCTGCTCGTGCTCGCGCCCGTGCAAGCCTTTGTGGGCGACGCGCACGGCCTGAACACGCGCGAATATCAGCCCGCCAAGATCGCCGCGATCGAAGGCATTTGGGACACCGAACAAGGTGGCACCGCGCTCAATCTGTTCGGCATCCCCGACATGCAGGCCGAGACCACACGCTACGCTGTTTCCATCCCGCACCTGGGAAGCCTGATCCTCACGCATAGCTGGGACGGCGAGATCAAGGGGCTCAAGTCCTTTCCCGCTGACGAGCGGCCCAATTCGCCGCTGCTGTTCTGGAGCTTTCGCGTCATGGTCGGATTAGGCCTCCTGATGATTCTGCTCGGCGTGATGGGCTGGGTGCTGCGCCGCCGCGGCACGCTCTACGAATCGCGCGGTTTCCAGCGCTTCGTGCTCGCCATGGGACCGACGGGCTTCATCACGCTGCTCGCGGGCTGGGTCACGACCGAAGCCGGCCGCCAGCCCTGGGTGGTCTACGGCGTGATGCGCACGGCGCAAGCCGTGTCGCCCCTCACGGCGCAACAGGTCGGCGTTTCGCTGATGGCGTTCGTGGCCGTGTACTTCCTCGTGTTCGGCACGGGCATTTACTACCTGCTCAAGCTGCTGCGCAAAGGTCCTGCGCTGCCCGACTCCCGGCCACATTCGCCCCGCGAGCCGCGTGAACCGCGCATGGCTCACCCTGCGCTCACCGTGAGTCAGACCGCACGCCGCCCCATGTCCGCCGCCGATCAGCTGATCGACGCCTGA